Part of the Ziziphus jujuba cultivar Dongzao chromosome 8, ASM3175591v1 genome is shown below.
CTACCAGCTGTATCAACAAGAACCACATCAGAACCATTGCGTGTGGCTTCTTGAATGGCTTCCTTTGCCACAATTGCAGGATCTTTCTCATAGCCCTTTTCAAATATAGGAATCTGACAGTGGAAATTGGCAGCACGTTAATTGTCACTATCCAGATTCCAGACAAtgaaaatcttatttatttaaccATTAGCATCTCCAAAAGAAGAGAACAACAAACCTATAGCAGTATACCTTAAGTCTACGTGCATGAGTTCGCAGCTGTTCAACAGCTCCTGATCGGAATGTATCACAGGCTGCCATCATCACATTGATATTATGCTGTATTAGCCAATAAGCAACCTGCAGAATGACATTTTCAAATAACAAACTGGTTAAAATGCATGCCTTTTGATTATAATCTCCTAGCATGCAGCAAAGTTGTAGCTTAACCTTTGCTAAGTTGGTAGATTTTCCAACTCCATTAAcaccaacaaaaacaacaacatatGGTTTCCTTTGTTCCTTGGCAGCATGCACATCCCTCAGTATATCGATAGAGCGCCTAGGAGTTAAAATACGAACAAGAGCTTCTTCCATTGCTGCCTGCAGTAATTTACGTGCCTATCAGTCTTGATAATAAAACAAcagatatatttttcaaataacgaGTAAGATCAGCAATTAGAGGATAAAGGGAATCAAATTTACAAACCTGCACAGTTGAAGATATCCTTGTGAATGAGGCTAACTTTTTACCTTCAAGACTTACTGCAACTGATTCACAAAGCTTCTCAGCTATTTCCTCAGCCTATTAAATGCCACCACACAGCTTTGATTAGCTATCCCGATAAACTGATACTGCTGATAAAATCTATGTCAAAAAAAGGCAAAGAGAGGAACATACCACATTCTTGGTCATAAGCCTATCCTTCAGAGCTTTTAAAGCAGGTTCCAAATCTGACTTCTCCAAATTTGCCTTGCCTGCAATACTggacaggaaaaaaaaattaaagaagaagaagaagaagaagaagaaataggtGCATTAAAAAGATGCCGACAATCTATCTCAGGTACTTAtctaaaaaccaaaatcaaaatgtaaGCCGTTTAATGAGAAGTTGGAAAATGATTTGATACCctggttcaacaaataaattctcAAAGTTTGGAGCCCAAAAGTAGAGATGCAAGATTTATCCACTAAATACTTGGGCTGACCATTATTCTGACGAAGGGAAAaagatgtgtatatatgtgtgtgtgtgtgtgttttattattattactaccatgTTATTATAGACCAGATGACCTTCAAACTCCAGATCTAAGCTACATGCATAAGGACATTTATCTATGAACTCCCACAAAATATCATCTTTCTCATTTAACAGACAACATAAGATACTGTTTTTCATTAGctcaaatgaaaaataaaatgcacATGCTCTATGGAACATAGATGAAATGATTAAGAATCAATAGTTGACCACAGTATTATTACAAACCAAGTCAAAGACATACAACAAAGTAAATTCATCAACTTACTTTTGAAGCATTGACGAGAACCACCCTTTCTTCTTAGCTGGCGTGCTATCCTTCCCCACTTCCTCCTCATCTTCAGACTCACTTTCACTGCTATAGTTCTCTTCCTTGTCCATCATGCTTTCTCCTTGATCTGCTGCAACGACCTCTATATTATTGTCTCCATTCTCACCCACAGGATCTGTAAAATCCAATTTTGTCTCAGGAGGTGAATCATCCCAAACTCTATTCTTCTTTGTTATCTTTTCCTTTGGCTCTGCTTTGGAGCCCTTGCTAACTACAGTATCTGATTTCTTCCCACCTTTACTTCTAAGCTTCTGTAGCTTATTTACATCAAAAGCCCCAATATTGGAACTTGTATTGTGTTTACCATTAAAGGTACCATTCACATCATGTTCTTTAGTATTAACATAATTACCATTGGATAGACCATTCTCCAATCTAGGGGCCCCTTTACTATCACAATCCTCACCATCATTTGCTGAACCGCCTTCACTCTTTTTCCTATTTCCTCCCTCAACTCCAGTCTTTTGAACCTGCCCTTGCTTCTTACTGTTAGATACAGGCTTACTCACCTGCTTTGATTTCTTCAGCTCCACAGCACGAGCTTCAGCCTCCTTTCTAAGTTGCCTAAAAGTCTCATCAAAATCATCATAGACTGTCCTTTTAGGATCATAAATCTTTGAAAATTCACACTTCACCATAGAAAGCAGTTCATCCACATACAAGAGGTGGAGGATCCGCTGATACACAGCAACAAATACAAGCCCTAGCTCATTATGGAAAGTCCATTTGAGGGTGTATGCAGCTCCTGGTGCATCATAGTTGTATGATGCAGCACCTGATCGTTCCTCTAAAAGACAGGATCGGATCAAGGTGTCAATTGGTGATCCCTTAAGAGCATTTCCAAGTTCCTTGCATGTCCAAAGGATTAATCCTCCTCTTGTAAATATCAGTAACTGTTCTAACATCTTACTACTACTAAATACCCTGCAATTATATACACCAAAatgcaatttaaaatttatatattagtgtTTGATTTCATGAAACAATATCACTAATTTCTAAcagttcattaaaaaaaaaatttattagtctTAACAGTTAGCACTCTGAATTGCATATGTCGCATAGCTAAGTGAACTCGTGAATTGCTTCCATGCATGGATTGTACTATTGAATTGGAAACTCAGTTTGTATCAAAAGTTTGACCAACATATAATTCAAAATGTAACTCAAATCCTCCTACCACCAGTCTCCACTGCTGCTGATCAacttcaaattataaaaataaggaGAAACAATAAAGGATAACTTGAATGAaaactttcaactttaaattacACCAGAACAGGCCTCCTCTAAAAACAATGTGTTCCATGCACCTAGCACATTCAGCTGTGCTATAATATCTAATAAGTTTATCTGTTGTATTCTGATTAGGA
Proteins encoded:
- the LOC107413068 gene encoding uncharacterized protein LOC107413068; the protein is MLEQLLIFTRGGLILWTCKELGNALKGSPIDTLIRSCLLEERSGAASYNYDAPGAAYTLKWTFHNELGLVFVAVYQRILHLLYVDELLSMVKCEFSKIYDPKRTVYDDFDETFRQLRKEAEARAVELKKSKQVSKPVSNSKKQGQVQKTGVEGGNRKKSEGGSANDGEDCDSKGAPRLENGLSNGNYVNTKEHDVNGTFNGKHNTSSNIGAFDVNKLQKLRSKGGKKSDTVVSKGSKAEPKEKITKKNRVWDDSPPETKLDFTDPVGENGDNNIEVVAADQGESMMDKEENYSSESESEDEEEVGKDSTPAKKKGWFSSMLQNIAGKANLEKSDLEPALKALKDRLMTKNVAEEIAEKLCESVAVSLEGKKLASFTRISSTVQAAMEEALVRILTPRRSIDILRDVHAAKEQRKPYVVVFVGVNGVGKSTNLAKVAYWLIQHNINVMMAACDTFRSGAVEQLRTHARRLKIPIFEKGYEKDPAIVAKEAIQEATRNGSDVVLVDTAGRMQDNEPLMRALSKLIYLNNPDLVLFVGEALVGNDAVDQLTKFNQKLADLSTSPNPRLIDGILLTKFDTIDDKVGAALSMVYISGAPVMFVGCGQSYTDLKKLNVKSIVKTLLK